The DNA window GCTCCTCGGCGGCCGGACCGAGCAGGGGCGTCTGCACCTCACCGGCGCCCTCATCGCCCTTGAATTTCAGGCCGTCCGGCAGATAGGGCGTCGGGAGGCGGGACGTCTCGGCCGGCCCGGACGCGATCCAGCCGCCGCCGAGCACCGTCGCGATCCGCGGCGCCGGGCGGCGGACCACCGACAGCGCGAAGAACGCGGCGGGCGCCGGCCGCCAGCTGCGGTACGTGTCGAACAGCGTCGGGCCGTACAGCCCGGAACCCGCGGTCACCTCGGTGACGGCCGGGTCGGCGCTGGTGGCGGCCACGCTCCCGGTGCCGCCGCCGTTGACGAACTCCAGGTCGGCGTGCTCCCGGATCGCGCGCACCGCGGCGGAGCGCCGGGCCAGCAACTCGGGCAGCGCCTTCTTCTGCATCAGGCGGATCGCCCGTGCGCGCAGAGCGCGGCCGGGCGGGTCGTCGCCCACGCCGGCGATGTGCGCCTCGTAGGACATCACGCCGACCAGCTGGAACCCCTGTCGCGCGCTGATCTTGCGGGCGAGCGTGCCGGCCTGGACCGCGGAGTGCACCGGGGAGCGCCGGACGCCGACGTGCAGGGACCCGGCGGGCTTCCAGGAGGCGTCCACGTCGATGCAGAGGCGGATCGGCGGGCGGGTGCCGGGCGCGGAGGTCTGGTCGATCAGGTCCAGCTGAGCCGGATGGTCGACCATCACGGTGACGGCGGCGGCCAGCGCCGGGTCGGCGGCGAGCTCGCGCAGCGCGGTCCGATCGGCTGTGGGGTACGCCACCAGGACGTCGTCTGTCACGCCGGTGCGCACCAGCCAGATCGCCTCGGGCAGCGTGTACGCCATCACGCCCTTCCAGCCGGGGCGGGCCAGGACGCGCTCCAGCAGCGCCCGGCAGCGTACCGACTTGCTGGCGACGCGGATCGGCTTGCCCGCGGCACGACGGGTGAGCTCGGCGGCGTTGGCGTCGAAGGCGGCCAGGTTCACCGCGGCGACCGGGGTCTCCAGGTGATCGGTCGCCTGGTCGAGTCGCTGGCGCAGGGCAATGCGGTCAGTCACCACGTCAGCACGGTATCCCTTCCCGAGGGTAATGCGAAAGACATTCATCTCTGTTCCACCCGAACGTGCGGATCCGGCGGGGGGATCCGGCGTGCTGATCCGCGGGTCCCTGCCGGACCCCCGGTGAGCTGCGGCGGCCGGATACAGTGCTCCGGGCAAGTGACCACGGGAGGTAAGGGCCATCAGTACCGAACAACGCCAGGACGGCGGCCCTGTCGACCTCTCGGGGGCGGCAGCGCTACGGTCCGTCCTCCGGCTGCGCGGCTTCCGCCGGCTCTGGCTCGTCCTCGCGGCGGCCTCCTTCGGCGACTGGATCGGCATCCTCGCCACCGGTCTGTTCGCGTCCGCGCAGTTCGAGAACCCGGCGGCACAGGGCGCCGCGTTCGGCGGGACCATCGCCGTACGCCTGCTGCCCGCGCTGCTGCTCGGCCCGATCGCCGGTGTGATCGCCGACCGGTTCGACCGCCGCTACACGATGGTGATCGTCGACCTGCTGCGGTTCGTCATCTACCTGTCGATCCCGCTCGTCCCGCTCTTCGGCGGGTCACCGGCCCTGACCGTCGCCTGGGCCACCATCGCCACCTTCCTCGGCGAGACGATCACCCTGATCTGGATTCCGGCCAAGGAAGCCGCGGTACCCAACCTCATCCCGAAATCGCGGATCGAGATCTCGAACCAGCTGACGCTCGTCACCACGTACGGGATCACGCCGATCCTGGCGGCGCTGCTGCTGTCCGGGCTCACCGCCGGCCTCCAGCAGTCCGGCGCCTCACTGCCCGACTGGGCCCAGCCCGTGCAGCTTGCGCTCTACATCAACGCCTTCGCCCGGCTGGCCACCGCGATCGTGGTGTTCTTCGGCATCAAGGAGATCGGCGGCAAGAGCCCGGCGCGGGAGATGGCCGCCGAGCAGAGCATCGGCAAGCAGTTCACCGCCGGCTGGAAGTACATCGGCAGCACCCCCCTGGTCCGCGGCCTGGTCGTCGGCATCTTCGGCGCGTTCGCGGCCGGCGGCGTGGTGATCGGCGCGGCCCGGACCTACGCCGTCTCGCTGGGCGCCGGTGAAGCCGCGTTCTATCTGCTCTTCGGCACCATCTTCATGGGCCTCGCGCTCGGCATCGGCCTCGGCCCGATGATCGTCCGGGAACTCTCCCGGCGCCGCTGGTTCGGCATGAGCATCGTGCTCGCGAGCGGCTCGGTGATGTTCCTCGGCCTGGCCTTCCACCTCTCGATGGCCCTCGTCGGCGCGCTGCTCGTGGGCGCCGGCGCCGGCATGGCGTTCCTGTCCGGCACCACCCTTCTGTACGGCGAGATCGCCGACGAGTTGCGCGGCCGGGTCTTCGCCGTCGTGCAGATCGGCGTCCGGATGGTGCTGCTGCTGGCGATCACCCTGGCCGGCATCCTGGTCGGCCTGGGAAGCTCCCGCCGGGTCGACCTCGGTGCGTTCAGCGTCGACGTCTCGGCCACCCGGGTGCTGCTTCTGGTGGCCGGTGCGATCGGCATCTGGGTCGGCATCGGCTCGTTCCGGCAGATGGACGACAAACCGGGCGTGGCCGTCCTGGCCGACCTGTGGAGCTCGCTGCGCGGGCGCCCGCTCTCCCCGGCCGAGTCGTTCGTCGCGTCCGGCTGCTTCGTGGTCTTCGAGGGCGGCGAGGGCGCGGGCAAGTCGACGCAGGTCACGCTGCTCGCCGAGGCGCTGCGCAAGGAGGGCCGGGACGTCGTCGTCACCCGCGAGCCCGGCGCGACCGACCTCGGCGCCCGGATCCGCGGGCTGGTGCTGAACAAGGCGGAGGACGCGCCGTCCGCGCGGGCCGAGGCGCTGCTCTACGCCGCGGACCGGGCACATCACGTCGCCACGGTGGTGCGGCCGGCGCTCGCCCGCGGGGCCGTGGTGGTCAGCGATCGGTACGTCGACTCGTCCCTCGCGTACCAGGGCGCCGGGCGTACCCTCCCGGTCCAGGAGATCTCCTGGCTGTCGTCCTGGGCGACCGGTGGCCTCAAACCCGACCTGGTGGTGCTCCTCGACGTGGAGCCCGGCGTGGGCCTGACCAGGGTCGACTCACGGGGCGGCGACGCCGACCGGTTGGAGAGCGAGTCGCGGGCCTTCCACGAGCGGGTCAGGTACGCCTTCCTGGACCTGGCGGCGGCCGATCCCAAGCGTTACCTGGTGCTGGACGCGTCGCGCCCGGTCGAGGAACTCGCCGGGGCCGTCACGGAGCGGCTCTCCAGCATGCTCGGCGCGGTCGAAGGCTCCTGACGCGGCGTGCCCCTTGGCCAGGCCTGGGCGCGCCGCGGTGCAACCGCGTGCCGGGCGTGACCGTGCGTTTCCGGCTCAGCTGCGCTTGCCGGGGATCAGCCGCGCCATAGCGTGACCATCATCGCCTCCAGGGCGATGTCCGGTTTCACGTTGCGCTCGATCGCGTCCTGGCAGGCCAGCACCGCCTCCAGGCGCCGCAGCACGCTCTCCGGCGACCACTTGCCGGCCGCTGCCGCCGAGACCTGCTGGATGTCGGCGTGCACCACGGCGACCGGCGCCCGCATCGAAGTGACGAGCACGTCGCGGTAGAACCCGGCCAGATCCTTCAACGACCTGTCCAGCGCGTCCCGCTGGGACCGGGTGGACCGAGACTTCTGCCTCTTCTCCAGCTCCTTGATCTGGCCGGCCGCGCCGCGCATCGCGGTAGTGGCGCCACGACCGGTGCCGCCCGCGCCGAGCGCCTGCTCCAGCGCGGCACGCTCCGCCGCGTCGATCTCGACGACCGCGTCCAGTGCCTCCCGGCGCGCCGCGTTCACCATCGCCTGCGCCGCGTCGAAGCAGGCGCCGATGTTGCTCAGCAGGCGCGGCATCGCCAGCACCTCCTCGCGCCGCAGCCGCGCCTCCTGGTCGGTGGCGAGCTGCCGGGCGCGCTCCACGTCACCCTGCGCCGCCGCGGCCGCCCAGGCAGCCTGCTCCGGGTCGATCCCGTGCCGCTGCACCAGCACCTCGGCGACCGCCGCCGCCGGCGCCTGCCGCAGCGCCACCACCCGGCACCGGGACCGGATCGTCACCGAGATGTCGTCCGGATGCACCGACGGGGTGCAGAGCAGGAACACGGTCCGCGGCGACGGCTCCTCAACGGCCTTGAGCAGCGCGTTGCTGGCCCGCTCACCGAGCCGGTCGGCGTCCTCGACGATCACCACCTGCCAGCGCCCGGCCGACGGCGAACTGGCCGCACGCAGCACCAGCGCCCGCATGTCCTTGACGCCGATCGACAGGCCCTCCGACCGCTCGATGCGCACGTCCGCATGCGTGCCGGCCAGCGTGGTGTGACACCCGTGGCACTCACCGCACCCCGAACCGTCCCGCTCACACTGCAACGCCGCCGCGAACACCCGCGCCGCCGTGGAACGCCCGGCACCCGGCGGCCCCGTGAAGATCCAGGCATGCGTCATGCCGCCGCCACCGGCCGCGTCACCCGCAACCACGCGAGCCGCAGCAGAGGCCGCCCGGCGAAGCGTTTCCACCGGCTCGTCCTGCCCCACCAGTTCAGCAAAGACGTCATGCACCCGACGATGGTATTGCGACCCCCCGACAACACCCACACGCCACGTCACCCGCCGCCCCCTTCCGCCGCCACGCCACCCGCCCGCCACGCCGAGCCGTGCCCCTCCACGCCGAGCCGTGCCCCACCGCGCGCTCCACCTGTCCGCGTAGCCGCCCGCCCTCCGCGCCCGCTACGTCGTCGCCGGCCCTCCTTGGGCCCGCCCTCGCGCCCACCACCGTCTGCCTCCGAGCCGTAGCCCACGCAGGTGAAGCGCCGTCATTGCCTGCGTGGCCTACGGCTGAGGTGCCCGAGCCGTAGGCCACGCATCCAAAGCGGCGCCTCAACCTGCGTGGGCTACGGCTGAGGCGCCCGAGCCGTCGTCCAAGCGCCTAAAAACGCCGCCATCACCTGCTTCGGCGACAGCTCGCCTCAACGGCAAGCCGATCTTGGAGAGCTCCGGGCCGGTGGCCCACGGGACGCTTCGACGGGG is part of the Actinoplanes missouriensis 431 genome and encodes:
- a CDS encoding amino acid deaminase/aldolase; translation: MVTDRIALRQRLDQATDHLETPVAAVNLAAFDANAAELTRRAAGKPIRVASKSVRCRALLERVLARPGWKGVMAYTLPEAIWLVRTGVTDDVLVAYPTADRTALRELAADPALAAAVTVMVDHPAQLDLIDQTSAPGTRPPIRLCIDVDASWKPAGSLHVGVRRSPVHSAVQAGTLARKISARQGFQLVGVMSYEAHIAGVGDDPPGRALRARAIRLMQKKALPELLARRSAAVRAIREHADLEFVNGGGTGSVAATSADPAVTEVTAGSGLYGPTLFDTYRSWRPAPAAFFALSVVRRPAPRIATVLGGGWIASGPAETSRLPTPYLPDGLKFKGDEGAGEVQTPLLGPAAEELRPGDRVWFRHAKAGELCERVNELQLIDGDTATPALTYRGEGRAFLG
- the tmk gene encoding dTMP kinase, producing the protein MRGFRRLWLVLAAASFGDWIGILATGLFASAQFENPAAQGAAFGGTIAVRLLPALLLGPIAGVIADRFDRRYTMVIVDLLRFVIYLSIPLVPLFGGSPALTVAWATIATFLGETITLIWIPAKEAAVPNLIPKSRIEISNQLTLVTTYGITPILAALLLSGLTAGLQQSGASLPDWAQPVQLALYINAFARLATAIVVFFGIKEIGGKSPAREMAAEQSIGKQFTAGWKYIGSTPLVRGLVVGIFGAFAAGGVVIGAARTYAVSLGAGEAAFYLLFGTIFMGLALGIGLGPMIVRELSRRRWFGMSIVLASGSVMFLGLAFHLSMALVGALLVGAGAGMAFLSGTTLLYGEIADELRGRVFAVVQIGVRMVLLLAITLAGILVGLGSSRRVDLGAFSVDVSATRVLLLVAGAIGIWVGIGSFRQMDDKPGVAVLADLWSSLRGRPLSPAESFVASGCFVVFEGGEGAGKSTQVTLLAEALRKEGRDVVVTREPGATDLGARIRGLVLNKAEDAPSARAEALLYAADRAHHVATVVRPALARGAVVVSDRYVDSSLAYQGAGRTLPVQEISWLSSWATGGLKPDLVVLLDVEPGVGLTRVDSRGGDADRLESESRAFHERVRYAFLDLAAADPKRYLVLDASRPVEELAGAVTERLSSMLGAVEGS
- a CDS encoding DNA polymerase III subunit delta'; this translates as MHDVFAELVGQDEPVETLRRAASAAARVVAGDAAGGGGMTHAWIFTGPPGAGRSTAARVFAAALQCERDGSGCGECHGCHTTLAGTHADVRIERSEGLSIGVKDMRALVLRAASSPSAGRWQVVIVEDADRLGERASNALLKAVEEPSPRTVFLLCTPSVHPDDISVTIRSRCRVVALRQAPAAAVAEVLVQRHGIDPEQAAWAAAAAQGDVERARQLATDQEARLRREEVLAMPRLLSNIGACFDAAQAMVNAARREALDAVVEIDAAERAALEQALGAGGTGRGATTAMRGAAGQIKELEKRQKSRSTRSQRDALDRSLKDLAGFYRDVLVTSMRAPVAVVHADIQQVSAAAAGKWSPESVLRRLEAVLACQDAIERNVKPDIALEAMMVTLWRG